A part of Candida albicans SC5314 chromosome 2, complete sequence genomic DNA contains:
- a CDS encoding uncharacterized protein (Protein of unknown function; F-12/CO2 early biofilm induced), which translates to MFTKTLKYIILAFLISTHKTLPFAYVIRFYYQAFRGFFAHRFHYNATKKNSFGYDSPKDLFTWVTLNSYVTPLEIDMYMHKSNSTYFLDLDIARTKLLTRLFQTYWWSCYDNENGKFKKSHTLANVPYVPVGTVQCQFKRELKPFEKYKISSRILAWDRKWLFVISKFVTAENKVNAIAITKYVFKVGRLTIAPEEYLRHCNFLNEENERINEKNFQLVKYLVDTEDIEKIAEAVT; encoded by the coding sequence ATGTTTACAAAGACAttgaaatatattattCTAGCCTTCCTTATATCAACACATAAGACACTACCATTTGCCTATGTGATTCGTTTCTATTACCAAGCTTTCCGTGGATTCTTCGCTCATAGATTCCATTACAATGCTACTAAGAAAAATTCCTTTGGCTATGATTCACCTAAGGATTTGTTCACTTGGGTCACATTGAATTCCTATGTTACTCCATTAGAAATAGATATGTACATGCATAAACTGAACTCAACTTActttttggatttggatATTGCTAGAACCAAGTTGTTGACAAGATTGTTTCAAACTTATTGGTGGTCTTGttatgataatgaaaatggcAAGTTCAAAAAGTCTCATACTTTGGCCAACGTTCCATACGTACCAGTCGGTACTGTCCAATGTCAGTTTAAACGTGAATTGAAAccttttgaaaaatataaaatcaGTTCGAGAATTTTAGCCTGGGATAGAAAATGGTTATTTGTCATTTCTAAATTTGTAACTGCCGAAAATAAAGTTAACGCGATTGCTATTACTAAATATGTTTTTAAAGTGGGCCGTCTTACCATTGCCCCAGAGGAATATCTTAGACATTGTAACTTtttaaatgaagaaaatgaaaggATCAACGAAaagaattttcaattggttAAATATTTGGTTGACACCGAAGATATAGAGAAGATAGCTGAAGCAGTTACATAA